ACCAAGGattatttgaattgaaattttcaacattcatattatgttttttaaaaatcacttatttatatttaagtaataaaaaaatatttataatataagtaattgttaattaaattttacttaatattaatactttaatataaaattcaacCTTTCTGTTTTTAGGGCACCCAACATATATTTTTTGAGGAAGCATcgtagtttaaataattgtggttaaaatatgaagaaagaaaggaatCTAAAAATGATGCTCACAAGCTCAACTAATTCTAAAGCAGGAATTCAATCTGAATATGATCGTGAAAGTGAATTAAAAGCTTTTGATGGTTCAAAAACTGGCGTCAAGGGGCTTGTAGATGCCGGGGTAACAAAGATCCCCCGCATATTCATCAACCAAAGTTTAATCTGCAAGCGGAATCAGGTTCAAGCAACTCGTAGTCGTAGTTGGGTATTCCGTTGATAGACCTTGATGGGGTTGATAGCAAGGGAAGTCTACAGGCTCAAATCGTAGACCAAGTTCGGGATGCTTGTGAAACCTGGGGATTCTTTCAGGTGGTCAATCATGGAATTCCCACAAGTGTTTTGGAGGAGATGACAGATGGGATGCGTGGATGTCATGAGCAAGACGCCGAAGTGAAATAGCAGTTCTACATAAGGGACTTCAAGAAGAAATTGCCATTTCTTtccaattttgaattatttcagGCACCGGCAGCTACTTGGGAGGAGAACTTGGCTTGTTCAATGGCTCCTAATCCTCCAGACCACGAAGAATTGCCTGCTGTATGCAGGAATGGTGCGAGCCTGATATTATTAACATGTGAAAGACTAAGGTATCATGATACTTAAGAGTCCAATTGGCAGTGATTTTGATTACAATGCTTTAAGTTTGTAATCATGATACTTTTCAAAagtgatttttggaaaaaacacATACCAAATGGTTCTTCAAGTTTTTAGAAGCGGCTCtcaaaagtttgtcaaacaCCTCACTTTTGCAAGAAAGTACTTCCAAATATTAAGAAGCAGTTTCTAACTCTCTCAAAACCAATCCCAAATGATTTCTGCAATCTCAAAActcgcaaaaaaaaaaaaaaaaaaaagttacaaattTCCCATAAACTCTACTTTCAACAAGCAACAGTCGAGCTGCTTTCAAGTATTTCTGTTAAACAGTGATTAATTCACTTGCATAGGTATAGTGGTCCAATACTTGAAGGAAGTGAAGAGATTgggttattttttgtttgaagtgAAGAAAAATCAGCCAAGTCCTGTCCTTAAAAGACTAAGAGACAATTATGTTTTCAACCCATAAGCTTGATAATTAAGAGAAGGTCCTCCAACCACCCATAATTGATTATaaggatatgagatagtaattgataaaaatactcacttgactcatttttgtctttattctaccacTCTTTATATGCCactattctttattatttaactatttttggatttttcattattttttaaaactcttttataaataattgaaaaatcaacattattttttatttttaaattataaataaaaaaattatattaacgattcaaagactattttggaaaatactttctaaaaaatattaaatcaaataaataaaaattatcttttacatttatttttatcttttacattttagaagtaaataatttaatgattaaaatactgtttaaaataaatatattcactattttaatttcttttatactaaaaagtattttaaagttttttttttactattataaaataaaaagtataattttttaatctttttccttccttattttaataactttttgaacatgatttttagtaataagttatatgaaatgttacaaatttttttattaaggatttttttaatgattttaattaattgaaaatttattaaaataagaaaaagaaaaagaaagaaagaggatagactgagagttttttattttaagtatttaattaaaatgttttcatatgacttaattttagaagtagattatattaatacatagtagagattgaatttttcttatataaaagggttgaaatgtaaatttacttattttagatgaaaacaagtagttaaaaattatatagattatatttgagtttggttttaaaatatttttctagtttttattttttatttttttatttttaaaaataatttttattttctatattgtctctttttgaaaatatgtttaattaaaaaatgaaaactatttttaaaaatgaaaaccttATTTAGTACTatgtttttatatgaaaataaaaaaaattatttattcatttattgtgaCACTGTACAATTGTATTAAACTAACTGTATAAGAGAAAAATACTAAGTGTACAAAAGTGTACAAGGCTACCCTTTGTGAAAGATTATAATCGATTATgagtcattcctttatttttcttatcactcaTGAATTTTACAtatatgtcatgcactttatttaattctcatatggaaattccaatattttccccaataatgatatttggggaaaaaaatttgaccgtaagtcatccaccatcttttcaactaaaccattggaaatatagttaaacactcctacgtggacacataacttaggaGCGATATGAAATTTATGACAttatacaagggtattacactaatggCACAAGGGAAATATATTAATTGTACAAAGGAGTACAAAATTACCCTTTGTGAATGATTTCAATCTATTTtaaaccacttttttattttccttgtcacccaaggattgtacacctatgtcatgcactttatttaactctcacatgaaaatttcaatattttccccaataatgatatttggggaaaaaaatttgaccttaagccatccaccattttctcagccaaatcattaaaaatatgattaatacaccTACATGGACATATAACTTATAagagatatgaaatttgtgtcattataCAAgtgtattacactaactgtacaagggaaatgtgttaaatgtacaagggtgtacaaacTCCTAATAAGTTTTgtacgatttttaaacaacttgagtttgacattaagacgattattgatagttttttttttttttttaccaaattatgtcattaagacattccctacaaaaattaacacataggaaataaaattaaaatcaatcatgtttgaattgttcattataagtaaatttgtaaagtgtgattaaagggtcaaagcttgaccctaattgatattcatccacgtaaatatatagtacatcaagcaaacctaattaagggaaaaccgtgagtttaggaaacaatcctaaacaatagcaactactttcctagaatactttcctagaatatatcataatatctcaatcgtgagtttaggaaacaatcctaaacaatagcaactactttcctaatatactttcctagaatatatcataatatctcaacaccctccctcaagttggagcatgAGGTTCAAAAATGCCCAACTTGGcaagaagataatcaaattgtttctttccaagagcctttgtaaaaatatctgcCAATTGTGTAACAGTAGGAACATATGACGGAGCAATCAAACCATCTGTTATCGCATCCCGGACAAAGTGACAATCAACCTCAATGTGTTTGGTGCGTTCATGAAATACTGGATTTTTGGCCATATGAAGGGCTGACTGACTATCACAAAAGAGCTTGATTGCCTTTGGGTGGTGCACACCCAGGCTCAGAAGCAACCCCTTCAACCATTTGAGCTCACAAGTAACTGCTGCCATAGCTCGGTATTCCGCTTCTGCAGACGAGCGGGAAACTGTGTGTTGCTTCTTTGTCTTCCAAGAAATAGGAGATTGCCCAAGAAACACAAGCCATCCGGACAAAGAGCGTCTAGTGACTGGACATGCTGCCCAATCAGAATCACACCAACCCTGTAGGGACAGATCACTATCTGCACGTAACAAGATACCCTGACCCGGAGTACCTTTCAAATAACGAACGACTCTCAAAGCTGCCTCCCAATGCTCAATTCTAggctcatgcataaattgagataaTATATGAACCGAGTAGGCCAAATCTGGACGGGTCACTGCCAGATAAATGAGTCGACCTACTAATCTGCGATAGGACTCAGGGTTCGACAAGAGCTCCCCATTTGCGAGTCCTAATCTGTGATTTTGCTCGATCGGGAAGCCACACGGCTTGGCTCCCAGTAATCCGGCCTCCGATACAATGTCAAGTGTGTACTTGCGTTGACACAAGAACAAACCAGCCGAACTCCTGGCCACCTCGATTCCGAGGAAATACTTCAAaacaccaagatctttcatcttaaaACAATCACTGAGATAGGCTTTAAAGGTCTTAAGAGCAGCGGAATCATTCCCAGAGATAATAAGATCGTCGACATACACTAGCACATTTATTTGAACATTGCCCGTAGTGTAAGTAAAAAGAGAATAATCAGAGTAGGATTGTAAGAAACCATATCCTTTAAGAGCCGTGACCAACTTGGAAAACCAACATCTCGGAGCCTGTTTCAACCCATAAAGTGATTTCCGTAACCTGCAAACCAAGTTCGGATCGGAACGCTCAAATCCTGGGGGTAGCTTCATATACACTTCCTCCTCTAGATCTCCATGCAAAAAGGCATTGTGAACATCCATCTGATGAAGTTCCCAATTTTTCGAAGCCGCAATAGCCAAGAAAGCACGCACCGTAGTCATTTTGGCAACTGGAGAAAATGTCTCATGATAATCAATACCAGCTTCTTGATGATTCCCCAAAACTACTAATCTGGATTTGAGCCTTTCAATATCACCGTTTGAGAAGTACTTGGTTCTGTAAACCCACTGACTTCCCAAAGCACGCTTACCCTTTGGAAGAGGTTCAAGAGTCCACGTACCATTTTCCTCCAAAGCCCGAATCTCCTCATGCATTGACTTTTGCCAACCGACATCTTTCATAGCCTCTTTAAATGACTTAGGATCATTGCTCGAAATAATAGTTGCAAGAAACTTTCGATAATGTACAGAAAAATTGTCACAATTTATATAATGTGCTATGGGATAAGGAGTACCTGAGGGATGCTGTGGAGACGGAGTGGCGGGAGATGGACTTTCAGCAACCACCGTATGAGTAACAAAATCTCGTAATAGAACCGAAGGAAATTTATCCCTCATTCCCTTTCCCATAGGAGCAGACTGCCCATTGCTTGAATTGTCAAGTCCAAGTGAATCAAGCCCAACAGTGGGAACAACTTCCGGCCCAGGTGAAAGAGGCGCTGAAGAAGCCTCGGGATTTTGTGTTTGGGCTTGTGGGTTAGGCAAATCAGCATCATCATCGACaaaatcagcaaaatcactaTCAATTTCAACATTTACCGTAGGCACAATGTTTTCCGGAATAATATTCACAGCACCCGGGTTACCAAACGgaaaaacatcctcaaaaaaCTTGACATCACGAGAAACAAATAATTCCTTGGTGTCCAAATCAAACAACTTCCACCCCTTCTTTCCAAATGGGTAACCCAAAAACACACATTTTCTACTTCTACTTGCAAATTTGTCACCTTTGGATTTTTGATCATGAGCAAAACTAAGACAACCAAAGGTGTGAATTGCCGCATATGAAGGAGGGGTGCCAAATAGGATTTCAAATGGTGTTTTATTGTGTAACAAAGGAGAGGGAGTGCGGTTTATTAAGTGAGCAGCGGCAAGAACACTTTCGCCCCAAAAATAAATAGGCAAATTTGCTTGAAAGCGTAATGCCCTCCCCACATTTAAAATATGCTTGTGTTTTCTCTCAACCCTCCCATTTTGTTGCGGAGTTCCCACacaagaagtttggaataaaatACCAGTTGCAGAAAAATAGTCAAGTAGGCATTTAAATTCCGTACCATTATCACTTTGAACAACTTTCACTGTTTGAGAAAATTGTCGATCTACCATTGCAATAAAAGACATAAACATCCGAAAAACTTCTGTTTTGTCgaccaacaaataaatccacACAGCTCTTGAGAAATCATCaacaatagttaaaaaataacgaGCTCCACAAGAAGAGACATGTTTATAAGAGCCCCACAAATCACAatgtattttctcaaaaattctaGTTGCCTTATTGTCACTTAAAGGAAATTTGTCTCTAGGATGCTTAGCACGAAAACATATTTCACAAGCTTTGTTTAAACTACCCTTAAGATTGCTAACTGGAGGAAGTAACTTCACTACTTTCTCTGAAGGATGTCCCATCCTTTTGTGCCACAACTCCAAAGTGGATGCTGCGTTGTGGACAGAAACATGTTGTACCGAATCACCTTCAGCTCCACCGAAGTAGTAAAGTCCATCTCGCCTAACTCCCGTTCCAATCAGCTCCCTGGTGTGGTCCTGTATAGCACACATATAAGAGTTAAATTGGACAATACAATGTAAGTCATCAGTCAATTGTGAAACCGAAAGTAAATTGCAATTGAGTTTCGGCACATAAAGAACGTTTTGAAGAGTGATGTTATTCGACAAACGAACGGAACCAGATTGGGTCGCAACAACAGATTCACCATTAGGAAGGCCAACCGGACACTCAAACAACGCTATAGTATCAAATAACCAAGATAAATCACCGGTCACGTGATGAGTTGCCCCGGTGTCAATGATCCATGACTTCGTGTCAAACTTACCATTCAACCTGTCATCCAGAACTTGAGCATTACCAATTAAGCCCGCAAGAGCTTTCCATTGTTTGGGCAAAAAAGGTGAATTCATCTCCCTTTTAGGTGGCGACAATGGTGGTTGTTCATCGTCGCCGGCCATTGTTTTATTGTGTGTGCATGTCagcgctctgataccatgtaaagtgtgattaaagggtcaaagcttgaccctaattgatattcatccacgtaaatatatagtacatcaagcaaacctaattaagggaaaaccgtgagtttaggaaacaatcctaaacaatagcaactactttcctagaatactttcctagaatatatcataatatctcaatcgtgagtttaggaaacaatcctaaacaatagcaactactttcctaata
This region of Vitis vinifera cultivar Pinot Noir 40024 chromosome 5, ASM3070453v1 genomic DNA includes:
- the LOC109122589 gene encoding probable 2-oxoacid dependent dioxygenase is translated as MMLTSSTNSKAGIQSEYDRESELKAFDGSKTGVKGLVDAGVTKIPRIFINQSLICKRNQVQATRSRSWVVNHGIPTSVLEEMTDGMRGCHEQDAEAPAATWEENLACSMAPNPPDHEELPAV